CATTGAGCAAAGCCGGAAAGAGCTGGATCAGCTCTATTTTAGGCGGTGAAGGCTTAGTATGCAAATTTAAGGGACAAGGGACTGTATGGATTCAATCGCACAACACAACCTCTTTCGGAAATATTTTGGGCGTAAGACTTAAAGCAAGGAAATAAATGGAAACTCAAGATAAAAAAGGATTTGATTTTAAAATGGATTGCAAGCCTGATTATGGTTTTGTAACCATCAATATACCATCCGGGCAGAAACTAAAGGTTGAAGCCGCAGCTATGGCCACCATGGATACCAATATCGAAATGAAAACCAAATTAAAGGGCGGTTTCTCTCGTTTTTTAACTGGGGAGTCACTATTTATTAACGAGTTTTCAGCAGTAAATGGAAATGGCGATATTCAAATTGCACCGGCTTGCCCGGGAGATGTAGAACATATCTATTTGAATAATGAAACCATTTATTTACAGAACACGGCCTTTTTGGCTTCGGCAGAAACCGTTAATGTTGAGACTAAGTTTCAAGGCCTGATGAGAGGCTTTTTCTCGGGCGAAAGCTTCTTTTTGATAAAATGTTCTGGTCAGGGTGATTTATGGTTTAACTCTTACGGAGGTATTATTGAAATTGATGTTGAGGACGGTTATTTAGTAGATACCGGGCACATTGTTGCCTTTACCGAGGGACTGCAATATGAAATTTCGAGAGTTGGGGGTTATAAATCCTTATTCTTCTCAGGAGAAGGATTGGTATGTCGTTTTAGCGGAAAAGGTAAAGTTTGGATTCAGACTCGCAAAATTGGTCCGTTTATTAGTTGGGTGCACCCGTTCCGTCCGGCGGGTAAAAATTAATTAATCTTAGGGATTGAACTTTATAAAGAAGGTGGCTAATTGGTCACCTTTCTTTGTTATGCTATTATTCGGACTCTAGTCAACAGCTTCCTTTGTCAACAAATCAACAACATTCTTTAATGCCGGTTTTCGATTGTTTTCTTTCCATATGGCAAATAATTGGGTGCGTTGAGGGATATGAGTGAGTTCCAGAAATTTGACTTTTAAATCGAAACCGTATTGAAGCCCTGTGGGTACAATGGCAATGCCCAAACCCTCTTCCACCAGTTTAAAAATGGTTAATGCATTTACTGATTTATGAAAAACCTGAGGCCTAAATCCGTGATCTTCGCAAATGCTCATGATCAGATCATGATAAAAGGGACTGTCTTCGCTCGAGAAAAAAATAAAGGGAGCAGAACGAAGTGATTTTACCGATTCATAACTGGGTTTATTTAAAAGATGGTCTATTGGTAGCACCAGAGAAAAGGTATCCTGATGCACAAGGTATTTGGCTATGCCTTCTTTAAATTGATGAGTGCGAACAAAGCCTAGGTCGAGTTTACTCTTTTCAATAAGTTCAACCTGTAATTTATTGGGCAATTCTTCTAAAACTGTCCTAATGCCAGGGTATTCTTTATTTAACTTCAGCACCAATTCAGGAATGACCCTTTGTGCAGCCGAACCTAAAAAGCCAATTCGGATTTCGGTTTCTTTTCCCAAACTAATGTTTTCAAGTTGCTGTTGAATGGTATCCAGATGGTTGAATATAAAATCCGCCTCTTTTTTTAGATAAATACCAGCCTCTGTTAGCTCTACCTTCTTCTTGGTTCTGTCAAATAAACTAACCTTATAGAGTTCTTCCATTTGTTTAATCTGCCGGCTAAGTCCAGGCTGAGAAATAAACAGTCGTTCTGCTGCTTTTCTGTATTTTAATTCCTCGGCCAGTACTTGGAAGTATTTCAGATGGCGTAATTCTATTTGATAACTCATGGTTATTAATTGATGATGAAAATGGTATTTATAGGTATCAAATGTAGCGTTTATTTTTGCGTAAACCATTTACTCATAGTGTTATGACTTTCAAAGAGCAAATACTTCAAGGCATTCCATCTCAATTGCCAAAGAAAAAATCATATGATACAACTGTAAGCCATGCGCCAATAAGGAAACAGATATTAAGTAAGGAAGAAAAAAAACTTAGTTTACGTAATGCATTGCGTTATTTTCCAGCTCACTGGCATCAAGAGCTGGCTTCTGAGTTTTTAGAGGAATTGGAAAAATATGGCAGGATTTACATGTATCGTTTCATGCCAGAATATGCTATGTATGCTCGCCCAATCCATGAATATCCGAATAAAAGTTTGCAGGCAGCTGCAATAATGTTGATGATTCAGAATAACCTGGACCCAGCGGTAGCACAGCACCCACACGAGCTAATCACCTATGGCGGTAATGGTGCAGTATTTCAAAACTGGGCACAGTATCTGTTAACGATGCAGTACTTGGCAACCATGACCAATGAGCAAACTCTAAATATTTACAGTGGGCACCCTCAGGGCTTGTTTCCTTCAAGTACAGCTGCTCCTAGAGTTGTGGTAACCAACGGAATGATGATTCCTAATTATTCTACTCCAGATGATTGGGAGAAATATAATGCATTGGGAGTTACTCAATACGGTCAAATGACAGCCGGTTCTTATATGTACATTGGTCCGCAAGGTATTGTTCATGGAACAACTATTACTGTAATGAATGCTTTCCGTAAGAAACTTGGACAGAATGCCGAAACAAAAGGAAAAGTCTTCCTTACAGCAGGTTTAGGTGGAATGAGTGGCGCTCAACCGAAAGCGGGCAATATTGCCGGTTGTATAACTGTTTGTGCCGAAGTAAATCCCGCTGCTGCAAGAAAAAGACATTCACAAGGCTGGGTGGATGAATTGATTGAAGACATGAGATTGTTGGTGGAAAGGGTGAAGGTCGCAAAGGAAAAGCAAGAGACTGTTTCTTTGGCGTTTATTGGCAATGTTGTAGACGTTTGGGAAAGATTTGATCAGGAACAAATCTTTATTGAAATTGGTTCTGACCAAACTTCATTACATAATCCATGGTCAGGCGGATACTATCCGGTAGGCCTAAGCTTTGA
Above is a window of Solitalea lacus DNA encoding:
- a CDS encoding LysR family transcriptional regulator, with amino-acid sequence MSYQIELRHLKYFQVLAEELKYRKAAERLFISQPGLSRQIKQMEELYKVSLFDRTKKKVELTEAGIYLKKEADFIFNHLDTIQQQLENISLGKETEIRIGFLGSAAQRVIPELVLKLNKEYPGIRTVLEELPNKLQVELIEKSKLDLGFVRTHQFKEGIAKYLVHQDTFSLVLPIDHLLNKPSYESVKSLRSAPFIFFSSEDSPFYHDLIMSICEDHGFRPQVFHKSVNALTIFKLVEEGLGIAIVPTGLQYGFDLKVKFLELTHIPQRTQLFAIWKENNRKPALKNVVDLLTKEAVD
- a CDS encoding TIGR00266 family protein, which codes for METQDKKGFDFKMDCKPDYGFVTINIPSGQKLKVEAAAMATMDTNIEMKTKLKGGFSRFLTGESLFINEFSAVNGNGDIQIAPACPGDVEHIYLNNETIYLQNTAFLASAETVNVETKFQGLMRGFFSGESFFLIKCSGQGDLWFNSYGGIIEIDVEDGYLVDTGHIVAFTEGLQYEISRVGGYKSLFFSGEGLVCRFSGKGKVWIQTRKIGPFISWVHPFRPAGKN
- a CDS encoding urocanate hydratase translates to MTFKEQILQGIPSQLPKKKSYDTTVSHAPIRKQILSKEEKKLSLRNALRYFPAHWHQELASEFLEELEKYGRIYMYRFMPEYAMYARPIHEYPNKSLQAAAIMLMIQNNLDPAVAQHPHELITYGGNGAVFQNWAQYLLTMQYLATMTNEQTLNIYSGHPQGLFPSSTAAPRVVVTNGMMIPNYSTPDDWEKYNALGVTQYGQMTAGSYMYIGPQGIVHGTTITVMNAFRKKLGQNAETKGKVFLTAGLGGMSGAQPKAGNIAGCITVCAEVNPAAARKRHSQGWVDELIEDMRLLVERVKVAKEKQETVSLAFIGNVVDVWERFDQEQIFIEIGSDQTSLHNPWSGGYYPVGLSFEEANRMIASNPELFKEKVRESLRRHAAAVNSHCAKGTYFFDYGNAFLLECSRAGADVMAENGIDFKYPSYVQDILGPMCFDYGFGPFRWVCTSGNPKDLQITDRIAKEVLEEIKAQSPAEIQQQMQDNIVWINNAEENKLVVGSQARILYADAEGRAKIALRFNEVIKEGLLSAPVVLGRDHHDVSGTDSPFRETSNIYDGSKFTADMAVHNVIGDSFRGATWVSIHNGGGVGWGEVINGGFGMVLDGTDEAALKLQNMLFFDVNNGIARRSWARNKEARFAIEREMDRTPTLKVTIPNLVDDSVLNNLF